A portion of the Podospora pseudoanserina strain CBS 124.78 chromosome 2, whole genome shotgun sequence genome contains these proteins:
- the cut9 gene encoding anaphase-promoting complex subunit Cut9 (BUSCO:EOG09260S5R; EggNog:ENOG503NU9B; COG:D; COG:O) — MATTAHQSSSSNNSNMEKFLRSWRQDAMNKAQYDSAIFIGDKLLAMTKDDNDAFFLAQVHFAAGNHTRAHSLLSRHSLISRNPACRYLAAHCLIKQGLYSEALSLLGEHSPRHLFSRTGEEEGPRRKTSRTTGNNTTTKAGGDGKVKSRLRIHDGQQQEEEEKEEEDEGRTTRKYEAAMCHLRGLCFAKQNAFDRAKEAYKDALRIDVQCFEAFSQLVKNNLMSPDEEDEFMSLLDFGSVGSERGEEEPGDYTHMLYQTQLSKYRHPMAFNTAVESLTTHYGLEGNADIMLARADQLYTQCRFKDALAVTERVLEGDRFNFGVYPIHLACLYELKRTNVLFLIAHELADSYPEEPASWLAVGIYYFATGKIAEARRYFSKASMMDPNFGPAWIGFAHTFAAEGEHDQAVTAYSTAARLFTGTHLPQVFLGMQNHAMNNMTAAEEFLRTGYGLCREDPLLLNEMGIVCYHQDRAKEAAAFFREALRVAEETESESGAWLGARTNLGHAYRRLKMWEEALGEFDAVLREGGRDAGVFAAKGLIYLDLGRAGDAVEVLHEALGIWPQDPIATELLGKALEMSMEGGLGLGGEGGLVVPGEEGEVVVEDGKAGEGNEEMDRFEEVVEQRKKAARERVAGRGRNGGSLDKGKGIAGRGGGMRTGPARGQGPWNAGDMDMSEGE, encoded by the exons ATGGCAACAACCGCGcaccaatcctcctcctccaacaactccaacatGGAGAAATTCCTCCGCTCCTGGCGCCAGGACGCCATGAACAAAGCCCAGTACGATTCCGCGATTTTCATTGGGGACAAATTACTAGCCATGACGA AAGACGACAACGACGCCTTCTTTCTCGCCCAAGTGCACTTCGCAGCCGGCAACCACACCCGCGCCCACTCTTTACTCTCCCGGCACAGCCTTATCAGTCGCAACCCCGCCTGCCGCTACCTGGCCGCGCACTGTCTCATCAAGCAGGGCTTGTACTCTGAAGCGTTGAGCCTGTTGGGTGAGCACAGCCCGCGGCATTTGTTTTCCCGcacaggggaggaggagggaccAAGGCGGAAGACGAGCCGGACAACGGGGAATAATACTACGACAAAAgctgggggggatgggaaagtaAAGTCGAGATTGCGGATCCATGAtgggcagcaacaagaagaagaagaaaaagaagaagaagatgaagggcGGACAACACGAAAATACGAAGCGGCCATGTGTCACCTCCGCGGGTTATGTTTTGCAAAACAAAACGCCTTTGACCGTGCAAAGGAGGCTTACAAGGATGCGCTGAGGATTGATGTGCAGTGCTTTGAGGCGTTTAGTCAGCTGGTGAAGAATAACCTCATGTCTcccgatgaggaggatgagtttATGAGCTTGTTGGATTTTGGGTCTGTCGGctcggagaggggggaggaagagccGGGTGATTACACGCACATGCTCTACCAGACGCAGCTGTCCAAGTATCGACACCCGATGGCGTTTAATACTGCTGTGGAGAGCTTAACTACTCATTACGGCTTGGAAGGAAACGCGGACATTATGCTTGCGAGGGCGGACCAGCTGTACACGCAGTGCAGGTTTAAGGACGCGCTTGCGGTGACGGAGcgggtgctggagggggatcGGTTCAACTTTGGGGTGTACCCGATCCATCTGGCGTGCTTGTATGAGCTGAAGCGGACGAATGTCTTGTTCCTCATCGCGCACGAGCTGGCGGATAGCTACCCAGAGGAACCGGCTTCGtggctggcggtggggatATACTACTTTGCGACTGGCAAGATTgccgaggcgaggaggtATTTCAGCAAGGCCAGCATGATGGACCCCAACTTTGGGCCGGCCTGGATCGGGTTTGCGCACACGTTTGCTGCCGAGGGGGAGCATGATCAGGCGGTGACGGCGTACAGCACCGCGGCGAGGCTGTTTACGGGCACGCACCTGCCGCAGGTGTTTTTGGGGATGCAGAATCATGCCATGAACAAcatgacggcggcggaggagtttTTGAGGACGGGGTATGGGCTTTGTAGGGAGGATCCGCTGTTGCTGAACGAGATGGGCATTGTGTGTTATCATCAAGACCgggcgaaggaggcggcggcgtttTTTAGGGAGGCGTTAcgggtggcggaggagacggagagTGAGAGTGGGGCTTGGCTGGGGGCGAGGACGAATTTGGGGCATGCTTATAGAAGGCTGAAgatgtgggaggaggcgttgggGGAGTTTGATGCTGTGctgagggaaggggggagggacgCGGGGGTTTTTGCGGCGAAGGGGTTGATTTACTTGGATTTGGGACGGGCGGGGGAcgcggtggaggtgctgcATGAGGCTTTGGGGATTTGGCCTCAGGATCCGATTGCTACTGAGCTGCTGGGTAAGGCGTTGGAGATGAgcatggagggggggttggggttggggggggagggtgggttggtggttcctggggaggaaggggaggtggtggtggaggatgggaaggcgggggaggggaatgagGAGATGGAtaggtttgaggaggttgttgagcagAGGAAAAAGGCGGCAAGAGAGAGGGTTGCCGGCAGGGGGCGAAATGGGGGATCGCTTGACAAGGGGAAAGGGATTGCTGGACGGGGGGGCGGCATGAGAACAGGTCCGGCGAGGGGTCAAGGGCCGTGGAATGCCGGAGACATGGACATGAGTGAAGGGGAGTAG
- a CDS encoding hypothetical protein (COG:I; EggNog:ENOG503NU7T), with the protein MTTPHPIPRKLWEHPAPETTLMHRFMRSLNRQHNISLSSFSDLHQFSLSQRSLFWSAVFEASDYLYSGSYTTVVDETATIDQVPVWFEGVSLNFAENMLFSRDPRNGQQSTKHKEDDKVAVVEVREGGSETREVTYGEVRKEAGRLAAAMLKRGVKKGDRVVIVGANSIETLLVYLATTWVGAVFSSSSTDMGVKGILQRAEQVDPVWVFMDDAALYNGRVVDLRGKMGEVVAGLGNCKNFKGVVAIRRFEEARDVRKVPRAMTLDEFVGAAGRNPTPPGFVRVGFCEPLLVCYSSGTTGTPKAIVHSVGGILINYFKEGRLHEQIGPDSVTLQYTTTGWIMYLANVGSLLFGGKAIFYDGSPFQPDAKILVELAAKHKATKLGISPRWMFELAKAGISPREMADLSSLETVSCTGMVLSDQLFEWFYDVGFPKHVQLGNISGGTDIAGCFGIMNPLTPVYVGGTQGPSLGVHVAIYDSLLPDGEPGVEVPHGTPGELVAVKPFPNIPCAFWGDKLPVASPGSKYHSSYFNRFPGVWAHGDFCVIHPVTGNISFLGRADGVLNPSGVRFGSAEIYGVVERWFADKIQDSLCVGQRRKQDADESVMLFLLMKPGHKFTRELVNELRKKISDDLSKRHVPKYIFETPEIPTTINLKKVELPVKQIVSGQTIKASGTLANPQSLDFYYQFAKVEELVGPKEKL; encoded by the exons ATGACCACTCCacaccccatcccccgcaAGCTCTGGGAGCACCCCGCCCCGGAAACAACCCTCATGCACCGCTTCATGCGCTccctcaaccgccaacaCAACATCTCCCTGTCGTCCTTCTCCGACCTCCACCAgttctccctctcccaacgGTCCCTCTTCTGGTCTGCGGTTTTTGAGGCCTCAGACTACCTCTACTCGGGGTCGTACACCACCGTGGTGGACGAAACAGCCACAATCGACCAAGTCCCCGTCTGGTTTGAAGGTGTCAGCCTCAATTTCGCAGAGAACATGCTCTTCTCCCGTGACCCCAGAAACGGGCAGCAATCAACCAAACACAAAGAAGACGACAAAGTCGCTGTTGTGGAGGtcagggaggggggatcaGAGACAAGGGAGGTGACGTACGGGGAAGTTAGGAAAGAagcggggaggttggcggccGCGATGCTGAAAcggggggtgaagaagggggataGGGTCGTTATTGTGGGGGCCAATTCTATCGAGACGCTGCTTGTTTATCTGGCTACCACGTGGGTGGGCGCGGTGTTTAGTAGTAGTTCGACGGAtatgggggtgaaggggataCTGCAGAGGGCGGAGCAGGTTGATCCGGTTTGGGTGTTTATGGATGATGCTGCTTTGTACAATGGCAGGGTGGTGGACTTGcgggggaagatgggggaggttgtggctgggttgggtaACTGCAAGAATTtcaagggggtggtggcgatCAggaggtttgaggaggcgagggatgTGAGGAAGGTTCCGAGGGCGATGACGCTGGATGAGTTTGTTGGTGCGGCCGGGAGGAATCCGACACCGCcggggtttgtgagggttgggttttgtgAGCCGTTGTTGGTTTGCTACAGCAGCGGGACGACGGGGACGCCAAAGGCGATTGTGCACTCGGTTGGGGGGATATTGATTAATTATTTCAAGGAGGGGAGGCTGCACGAGCAGATTGGGCCGGACAGTGTTACGTTGCAGTATACCACGACGGGGTGGATCATGTATCTGGCGAATGTTGGGTcgttgttgtttggggggaAGGCGATATTCTATGATGGGTCGCCTTTCCAGCCGGATGCGAAGATCTTGGTGGAACTGGCTGCGAAGCACAAGGCGACAAAGCTGGGCATTTCCCCGAGGTGGATGTTTGAGTTGGCCAAGGCCGGCATCTCaccgagggagatggcggatTTGAGTTCGTTGGAGACGGTGTCGTGCACCGGGATGGTCTTGTCGGATCAGCTGTTTGAGTGGTTCTATGATGTTGGCTTTCCCAAGCATGTCCAGTTGGGGAATATCTCTGGCGGCACTGACATTGCTGGGTGCTTTGGCATCATGAACCCACTGACGCCCGTCTACGTTGGAGGGACGCAAGGGCCATCTCTGGGCGTTCACGTTGCAATTTACGACTCCCTTCTTCCAGACGGAGAACCAGGAGTTGAAGTCCCCCACGGCACGCCTGGCGAGCTCGTCGCCGTCAAACCCTTCCCCAACATTCCTTGCGCCTTCTGGGGCGACAAGCTCCCGGTTGCCAGCCCGGGGTCAAAGTACCACAGCTCCTACTTCAACCGCTTCCCCGGGGTTTGGGCCCATGGTGATTTCTGCGTCATCCACCCCGTCACAGGAaacatctccttcctcggcagAGCAGACGGCGTGCTCAACCCCTCCGGTGTCAGATTCGGCTCAGCAGAAATCTACGGCGTTGTCGAGAGGTGGTTTGCCGACAAGATCCAGGACTCCCTCTGCGtggggcagaggaggaagcaaGATGCCGATGAGAGCGTCATGCTTTTCCTGTTGATGAAGCCGGGCCACAAGTTCACAAGGGAGTTGGTAAAtgagttgaggaagaagatttCAGACGACCTGAGCAAGAGGCATGTGCCCAAGTACATCTTTGAGACGCCAGAAATCCCG ACCACCATCAATCTCAAAAAGGTCGAGCTTCCCGTCAAGCAGATCGTCTCCGGCCAGACCATCAAAGCAAGCGGgaccctcgccaacccccaGAGTCTGGACTTTTACTATCAGTTcgccaaggttgaggagctggTTGGGCCAAAGGAGAAGCTTTGA
- a CDS encoding hypothetical protein (COG:P; EggNog:ENOG503NU5V), producing the protein MLPRLDLAAVWLAATASVASAQTYRRFGTCPSLGCVIPPDQQDFLPGQEFDIRFEVHAPKNGSEAFNNGVPDEKFTATISKDGGRPRSIADFFKIRSEPSLEKWTFSWFEDLFAEDAKTPSVVNVASKAYRRVALYEPGTYTVTLNYFSGKKTTAEWTVRPLATKKKAKNVIFFIGDGMTTNMITAARLLAHKTVNGKYQTLLSLDDFPVLGHQMTHSIDTFITDSANSASALYTGHKSTVNALGVYADTSPDPQDDPKVETIVEMLFRIWGSAWGAVSTAFIADATPIALSGHSRLRSQYGVLIDQTLNGVQNYSWTKTDGPDAYFGGGADQFIAGPGSYQGKDYYAEFAKKGYSVSLNKTSLLSAPNDKKALGIFCKNNLPVWIDRHIFPENLEINNDPTGAAKPAKDLPGLKEMTLKAVDILHNRGGKEGFFLMSEAASIDKQMHALDYDRALGDLLELDDTVRATIEKLKKLRILDDTLIVVSADHGHGFDVFGSSDTKYAEAQEDERSKRNAIGVYQNSGLSQYTEPKPGVSYGTGANFPMNWDPRYVLAAGVGAAPDRREDFGIGATPRAPTTSRGGEAYVNDKDRPNGFVVNGTLPTSESQGVHSLTDVPVYAWGPCQETFGGTYSNIDVFYKIANCLGLAHGRNVTEGAGKRHGKGKGKGRD; encoded by the exons ATGCTCCCAAGACTGGACCTCGCCGCCGTTTGGCTGGCAGCCACGGCTTCTGTTGCTTCGGCCCAGACCTACCGCAGATTCGGCACCTGCCCTTCGCTGGGCTGCGTGATCCCGCCAGACCAGCAAGATTTCTTGCCTGGCCAGGAGTTCGACATTCGTTTCGAGGTTCACGCCCCCAAGAACGGATCCGAGGCATTCAACAATGGTGTCCCCGACGAGAAGTTCACGGCGACCATCTCGAAAGATGGTGGACGTCCGCGAAGCATCGCCGACTTCTTCAAGATCCGCTCTGAGCCCTCGCTTGAGAAGTGGACTTTCTCCTGGTTCGAGGACCTGTTCGCAGAGGACGCAAAGACCCCCTCTGTGGTCAATGTCGCTTCCAAGGCGTACCGTCGTGTGGCGCTCTACGAGCCTGGAACCTACACGGTGACGCTCAACTACTTTTCGGGCAAGAAGACTACGGCGGAATGGACTGTTCGTCCTTTGGctaccaagaagaaggccaagaacgTCATCTTCTTTATTGGCGACGGCATGACGACCAACATGATTACGGCCGCCCGCCTGCTTGCACACAAGACGGTCAACGGCAAGTATCAGACCTTGCTCTCGCTCGACGATTTCCCGGTTCTGGGACACCAAATG ACACACTCGATCGACACCTTCATCACTGATTCGGCAAActccgcctcggccttgTACACCGGTCACAAGAGCACTGTCAATGCCCTCGG TGTCTATGCCGACACCTCCCCCGATCCTCAAGATGACCCCAAGGTCGAGACCATCGTCGAGATGTTGTTCCGCATCTGGGGCTCCGCGTGGGGCGCCGTCTCGACTGCCTTCATTGCCGACGCCACGCCGATTGCCCTCTCAGGCCACTCCCGTCTCCGCTCCCAGTATGGCGTCCTCATCGACCAGACCCTCAACGGCGTGCAGAACTACTCGTGGACCAAGACCGACGGCCCCGATGCCTACtttggtggcggtgccgaCCAGTTCATTGCTGGCCCAGGGTCTTACCAGGGCAAGGACTACTATGCCGAGTTTGCCAAGAAGGGCTACAGCGTCAGCTTGAACAAGACTTCCCTCTTGTCTGCCCCCAATGACAAGAAGGCTCTGGGCATCTTCTGCAAGAACAACCTTCCGGTCTGGATCGATAGGCACATCTTCCCCGAGAACCTTGAGATCAACAACGACCCCACTGGCGCCGCCAAGCCTGCGAAGGACCTGCCCGGTCTGAAAGAGATGACGCTCAAGGCTGTTGATATCCTGCACAACCGTGGCGGCAAGGagggcttcttcctcatgTCGGAGGCGGCTAGCATTGACAAGCAGATGCACGCGCTGGACTATGACCGTGCCCTGGGTGATCTTTTGGAGCTGGATGATACCGTTCGCGCCACtatcgagaagctcaagaaaTTGAGGATCTTGGATGATACTCTGATCGTTGTGTCTGCCGACCACGGTCATGGTTTCG ATGTCTTTGGCAGCTCGGACACCAAGTATGCCGAGGCCCAGGAGGACGAACGCAGCAAGAGGAATGCCATTGGAGTTTACCAGAACTCTGGCTTGTCGCAGTACACGGAGCCCAAGCCTGGTGTTAGCTATGGCACTGGTGCCAACTTCCCCATGAACTG GGATCCCCGCTACGTCCTCGCTGCTGGCGTCGGTGCCGCTCCCGATCGTCGTGAAGATTTCGGAATCGGTGCCACCCCTCGTGCTCCCACCACTTCGAGAGGTGGCGAGGCTTATGTGAACGACAAAGATAGGCCCAATGGCTTTGTCGTCAACGGCACCCTTCCGACCAGCGAGAGCCAGGGAGTGCACTCGCTCACTGACGTGCCTGTGTACGCTTGGGGTCCGTGCCAGGAGACATTTGGCGGTACTTACAGCAACATTGATGTGTTTTACAAGATTGCCAACTGCTTGGGGTTGGCACATGGGAGAAACGTGACTGAGGGTGCCGGAAAGAGACATggaaagggcaagggcaaaggAAGGGACTAA
- a CDS encoding hypothetical protein (EggNog:ENOG503P4B3; COG:P) yields the protein MEGSGLWLSQRNFKIDSPRPNSSPKHQPLSNPALSGSHTFLTIKATSQLSKTKMSGIEVAIFGPRDGVAAVKAVGEKLNGKTRLELNRTGSYEQNGLTPSTWELEHLNASLDHAGLQDVPVRIMIRPCGAPKLGPDFVYSDAEFEQMKSDIRKFKESKHMSRERGDGFVFGVLRQSCSVPQMLVVDRVRTAELKHLAGDDFKCVFHRAFDLVISTSRDEMWVDDLEWLKTQEMAVLTSGGCGNASNNTKALKQVLIETARIGQELIVGGGVRSDTLESLGNGMGGLGYIYALTSLHSVGMVLHSSFLKRDPSNVVSFDAEEARKFKATLYTLISSQGCAN from the exons ATGGAAGGGTCCGGACTTTGGTTGAGCCAACGGAACTTCAAAATCGATTCCCCTCGCCCAAATTCTTCTCCCAAACATCAACCGCTTTCGAACCCAGCCCTATCCGGATCTCACACCTTCTTGACCATCAAAGCAACCTCCCAGCTCTCCAAAACCAAGATGAGCGGAATCGAAGTTGCCATTTTTGGGCCCCGTGATGGAGTTGCTGCTGTGAAGGCTGTCGGAGAAAAGCTCAATGGCAAAACAAGACTGGAATTGAACAGAACTGGATCCTATG AGCAAAATGGCCTTACGCCATCCACCTGGGAACTCGAGCATCTCAACGCCTCACTTGACCATGCCGGACTCCAAGATGTGCCTGTCAGAATCATGATTCGACCTTGCGGAGCACCCAAGCTCGGGCCCGACTTTGTTTATTCAGATGCCGAGTTCGAGCAGATGAAGTCTGATATACGCAAGTTCAAAGAGTCGAAGCACATGAGCAGAGAGCGGGGAGATGGGTTTGTGTTTGGCGTTCTGAGACAATCTTGCTCGGTCCCACAGATGCTGGTGGTCGACAGGGTGAGAACTGCTGAGTTGAAGCATTTGGCAGGGGATGATTTCAAGTGTGTCTTCCATCGAGCCTTCGATCTGGTGATTTCAACTTCCAGGGATGAGATGTGGGTGGACGACCTGGAGTGGTTAAAGACACAGGAGATGGCCGTTCTTACCAGCGGTGGCTGTGGAAATGCGAGCAACAATACCAAGGCTCTGAAGCAAGTACTTATCGAGACGGCGAGGATCGGACAGGAACTGATcgtgggtgggggggtgagAAGCGATACCCTGGAAAGTCTGGggaatgggatgggaggactGGGATATATCTATGCCCTAACCAGTCTTCACTCGGTTGGCATGGTGTTGCATTCATCTTTTTTGAAGCGTGACCCCAGCAACGTGGTGTCGTTCGATGCGGAAGAAGCGCGAAAGTTCAAGGCCACATTGTACACGCTCATCTCATCACAGGGATGTGCTAACTAG
- a CDS encoding hypothetical protein (EggNog:ENOG503NWSS; COG:Q), whose translation MANKVAKIPVIDLSGENQEQVAKELVEAAIEHGFIYIKNTGKDIPADAVHGAFDMGRKIFKAPLEEKQACAIQKNNRGWSAMQYETLDPSTQRVGDFKESRAFNFGEFINGKADQPMPPTIAAHESQINDFRELCYNLCLKINTLLGIGLQVTPPDFFKNAHLRERGASGTILRFLYYPPHTDTPDANREEDVRAGAHSDYGSMTLLFRLKGQAGLEILTQDGKTWAPVPVVPPGTENDPSPPILLNIGDLLSYWTNGLLRSTVHRVVFPGPGKASVAGETDTEPRYSIAFFCHPVGTTLLEPVPSERVRNHEGDAQAKQGNPYAERKVLTADEHLHMRLKASYLQLYKDKE comes from the exons ATGGCTAACAAAGTTGCAAAGATTCCCGTCATTGACCTCTCGGGGGAGAATCAGGAGCAGGTGGCCAAGGAGCTCGTGGAGGCTGCCATTGAACATGGCTTCATATACATCAAGAACACAGGGAAAGATATTCCTGCCGATGCTGTACATGGCGCATTTGATATG GGCAGGAAGATCTTCAAAGCACCACTTGAAGAGAAGCAGGCATGTGCTATTCAGAAGAACAACCGTGGCTGGTCTGCTATGCAGTATGAGACATTGGATCCATCAACCCAGCGT GTCGGTGACTTCAAAGA GTCCAGGGCTTTCAACTTTGGCGAGTTCATCAACGGCAAAGCCGACCAACCCATGCCACCCACCATAGCCGCTCACGAAAGCCAGATCAACGACTTCCGTGAGCTCTGCTACAACCTCTGcctcaagatcaacaccctccttgGCATCGGTCTTCAGGTCACACCCCCTGACTTCTTTAAGAACGCTCACCTCCGCGAAAGGGGCGCTTCGGGAACCATCCTCCGGTTCCTCTACTATCCGCCCCACACCGATACCCCTGACGCAAAtcgtgaggaggatgttCGCGCAGGGGCTCATTCTGACTACGGTTCCATGACCCTTCTCTTCCGCCTCAAGGGACAGGCTGGTCTGGAGATTCTGACCCAAGACGGGAAGACGTGGGCTCCTGTTCCTGTGGTGCCACCGGGGACTGAGAATGATCCTTCCCCTCCTATCCTGTTGAACATCGGGGATTTGCTTTCTTACTGGACTAATGGGCTGCTCAGGAGCACAGTTCACAGGGTGGTGTTTCCTGGTCCGGGCAAGGCGTctgtggctggtgagacGGATACGGAGCCGAGGTACTCGATTGCGTTTTTCTGCCACCCTGTGGGGACGACGCTGTTGGAGCCTGTGCCGAGTGAGAGGGTTAGGAATCATGAGGGGGATGCGCAGGCGAAGCAGGGGAATCCGTATGCcgagaggaaggtgttgaCTGCTGATGAGCATTTACATATGAG GCTCAAAGCAAGTTATCTGCAGCTGTATAAAGATAAGGAGTAG